From the genome of Gracilinanus agilis isolate LMUSP501 chromosome 2, AgileGrace, whole genome shotgun sequence, one region includes:
- the FKBP1A gene encoding peptidyl-prolyl cis-trans isomerase FKBP1A has protein sequence MGVQVEIISPGDGRTFPKRGQTCVVHYTGMLEDGKKFDSSRDRNKPFKFVMGKQEVIRGWEEGVAQMSVGQRAKLIISPDYAYGSTGHPGIIPPNATLLFDVELLKLE, from the exons ATGGGAGTGCAGGTGGAGATCATCTCCCCCGGAGACG GGCGCACCTTCCCCAAGCGCGGCCAGACCTGCGTGGTGCACTACACTG GGATGCTTGAAGATGGGAAAAAGTTTGATTCCTCTCGGGACAGAAATAAGCCCTTCAAATTTGTGATGGGCAAGCAAGAGGTGATCCGAGGCTGGGAAGAAGGAGTTGCCCAG atGAGTGTGGGCCAGAGAGCAAAATTGATTATCTCACCAGACTATGCTTATGGTTCTACTGGGCATCCAGGCATCATTCCACCAAATGCTACTCTCCTCTTTGATGTGGAACTTTTAAAATTGGAATGA